Proteins from a genomic interval of Medicago truncatula cultivar Jemalong A17 chromosome 3, MtrunA17r5.0-ANR, whole genome shotgun sequence:
- the LOC112420212 gene encoding uncharacterized protein: protein MVNHIHVAYRNIVNNDIVMLQHRVPGHWNSIWNLKLPPKVKNFIWRVCRNCLPTRMRLITKGVNCPTSCAICDICDEDAKHLFFECCKSVVCWQQVGLWHTIQQVRLPTSSCADMIFTLLKHLDIPQQQFWKNAQDVRNRNTNRNTHGVIDTWEKPSPGRFKCNVDASFSTTLNKVGFGACIRDAEGNFVIARTAWTTPLLDVDMGEAMGLLAALKWVKELNMVHMDFETDSKVVADSIYGKEGVSDFMAIINDCRHLLSTDLVNSDVKFIRRQVNGVAHSLAKEALHHASLHIHLNIPHCISSLINNEKL, encoded by the exons ATGGTGAACCATATTCATGTTGCATACAGGAATATTGTTAATAATGATATTGTCATGCTGCAACATAGAGTACCTGGGCATTGGAATTCTATTTGGAATCTTAAACTCCCACCAAAGGTTAAGAACTTCATATGGCGGGTTTGTAGAAATTGTCTTCCAACTCGGATGCGTCTCATTACAAAAGGGGTGAACTGTCCTACCTCCTGTGCTATCTGCGATATTTGCGATGAAGATGCTAAACATCTGTTCTTCGAGTGCTGCAAGAGTGTTGTGTGCTGGCAACAGGTTGGTCTTTGGCATACAATCCAACAGGTACGGTTACCCACATCTTCCTGCGCTGACATGATTTTTACTTTGCTCAAGCATCTTGATATTCCCCAACAACAGTT TTGGAAGAATGCTCAAGACGTGAGGAATCGGAACACCAACAGAAACACACATGGTGTGATTGACACTTGGGAAAAACCGAGTCCAGGGAGGTTCAAGTGTAATGTTGACGCATCCTTTTCCACTACCCTCAACAAAGTTGGATTTGGAGCTTGTATTCGTGATGCCGAAGGAAATTTTGTGATAGCAAGAACTGCTTGGACTACCCCTCTACTTGATGTCGATATGGGGGAGGCTATGGGTCTTTTAGCTGCATTGAAGTGGGTAAAAGAGTTAAACATGGTGCATATGGACTTCGAAACAGACTCAAAAGTTGTGGCTGATAGCATATATGGCAAGGAGGGTGTCTCTGATTTCATGGCAATAATCAATGATTGTAGACACTTGTTGAGTACCGATTTAGTGAACTCTGATGTGAAGTTCATTAGGAGACAAGTCAATGGTGTTGCTCATAGTTTAGCTAAGGAAGCACTACACCACGCTAGTCTCCACATTCATCTTAACATTCCACATTGTATTTCTTCTTTGATCAATaatgaaaagctataa
- the LOC112420213 gene encoding protein FAR-RED IMPAIRED RESPONSE 1-like produces the protein MALNAKPSVGLEFDSVDTTWQFWVEYGKKCGLGVRNDYLNKRKVDGLITSGIFVCSKEGSRLKDKRSSLVKKPRADTRSRCPAGGRANLGFTRLDVKNNLKARRQRSMVYGKVGSLMQYFQHQMLDNPSFYHAYQMDCDEQITNIFWADARMILDYGYFGDVVSLDTTYCTNRANRPLALFSGFNHYRGTILFGAALLYDETADSFKWLFETFLEAHGNKKPQTLFTDQAQAMAKALGEVIPETRHGLCTWHLMQNGIKHLGSLMKGGSDFLTDFKKCMYEYDSEVKFEAAWSKLVAKFDLFGNNWVKSMCGIKQKWASCHMNKVITLGMRSTQLSESLNSSFKACMSPGISVIQFFQHFEKVVEEKRYNELVCEYESRHKLPRMRYQHSPILMQLAQVYTHKIFDTFNDEFSLFLAASKKTENLSQLPFEYVITMFKVEGEWTVLFDPITFSISCTCKKFETFGILCCHALKVIEANDVKLIPNQYILKRWTRDARDGVIFDIRGNEVVDDPKLFRTHRYKRLCATIIRLAADVSTSEYLHKLVEKGLYDLCKLVMEARLREIENANDEGDVPTTPKELCRAYI, from the exons ATGGCACTTAATGCGAAACCGAGTGTTGGTTTGGAGTTTGATAGCGTAGATACGACTTGGCAATTTTGGGTTGAATATGGTAAGAAATGTGGTTTGGGAGTTAGAAATGATTACTTGAACAAACGAAAGGTAGATGGCTTGATTACATCCGGCATATTTGTTTGTTCCAAGGAGGGCAGTAGGTTGAAAGACAAAAGATCCTCTTTGGTTAAAAAGCCTAGGGCTGATACAAGATCAAGGTGTCCA GCAGGAGGTAGAGCTAATCTCGGATTTACACGATTGGATGTCAAAAACAATCTTAAAGCAAGAAGACAACGTAGCATGGTGTATGGAAAAGTTGGTAGTCTTATGCAGTATTTTCAACACCAGATGTTGGACAATCCATCATTTTACCACGCATATCAAATGGATTGTGATGAACAAATCACAAACATATTTTGGGCTGATGCAAGAATGATATTGGATTATGGATATTTCGGTGATGTAGTTTCTTTGGATACAACATATTGCACCAACCGTGCTAATCGACCACTTGCATTATTTTCAGGCTTTAACCATTATAGAGGCACAATCCTTTTTGGGGCTGCACTACTATATGATGAAACCGCTGACTCATTCAAATGGTTATTTGAAACATTTCTTGAAGCGCATGGAAATAAAAAGCCTCAAACCTTGTTCACTGACCAAGCCCAAGCAATGGCTAAAGCACTAGGTGAGGTGATACCAGAGACTCGACATGGGTTATGTACATGGCATTTGATGCAAAATGGGATCAAACACCTAGGTAGCTTGATGAAAGGGGGAAGTGATTTCCTAACTGACTTTAAGAAGTGCATGTATGAATACGATTCAGAGGTGAAGTTTGAAGCAGCTTGGAGCAAGTTGGTTGCAAAATTTGATCTATTTGGTAACAATTGGGTGAAATCAATGTGTGGTATCAAGCAAAAATGGGCATCATGTCACATGAACAAAGTTATCACTCTTGGAATGCGAAGCACTCAACTTAGTGAGAGTTTAAATTCCAGTTTTAAGGCTTGTATGAGCCCTGGTATCAGTGTCATTCAATTCTTCCAACACTTTGAGAAAGTTGTTGAGGAGAAACGATACAACGAGTTAGTATGTGAGTATGAGTCTCGACATAAACTACCAAGGATGAGATATCAACATTCACCAATTCTAATGCAACTCGCACAAGTGTACACACATAAAATCTTTGATACGTTCAATGATGAGTTTTCCTTATTCTTAGCTGCTAGCAAAAAAACAGAGAATCTGTCTCAACTTCCATTTGAATATGTTATCACCATGTTTAAAGTGGAAGGAGAGTGGACAGTACTATTTGATCCAATAACTTTCTCTATATCATGTACTTGTAAAAAATTTGAGACTTTTGGCATACTCTGTTGTCATGCATTAAAAGTCATTGAGGCAAATGATGTTAAACTGATCCCCAATCAATACATCTTAAAAAGATGGACAAGAGATGCTCGTGATGGTGTTATTTTTGATATTAGAGGAAATGAGGTTGTTGATGATCCTAAACTGTTTAGAACACATCGATATAAGAGATTATGCGCCACTATAATTAGATTGGCAGCCGACGTGTCAACATCTGAATATCTACATAAGCTTGTAGAAAAGGGTTTGTATGACTTGTGTAAGCTGGTGATGGAGGCTCGATTACGAGAAATAGAGAATGCCAATGATGAAGGTGATGTCCCAACA ACGCCTAAAGAGTTGTGTCGAGCTTATATCTAA